The following coding sequences are from one Candidatus Nitronereus thalassa window:
- the rpmG gene encoding 50S ribosomal protein L33, protein MRVIISLACGECKRRNYSTMKNKKNDPDRLERKKYCRFCRKHVPHKEVK, encoded by the coding sequence ATGCGGGTCATAATTTCTTTGGCTTGTGGTGAATGTAAGCGGCGAAACTATTCGACGATGAAGAATAAAAAAAATGATCCGGATCGTTTGGAGAGAAAGAAGTATTGTCGATTTTGCCGAAAGCATGTTCCTCATAAGGAAGTAAAATAG
- the nusG gene encoding transcription termination/antitermination protein NusG, producing the protein MAKNWYVIHTYAGYEGRVRASLGERATQMGLQEELGQVLVPTEDVIEIKDGKRRASKRKFFPGYVLVELEAPVKDETVMMIKDTPKVTGFVGGGTTPIPLTSEEADSILKQIESGATAPREQVFFSKGDNVRIIDGPFMGFNGMVDDVDPDHSRVKALVSIFGRSTPVELAFSQIERAG; encoded by the coding sequence ATGGCCAAAAATTGGTACGTCATACATACCTACGCTGGCTATGAGGGTCGGGTAAGGGCTTCCCTGGGAGAGCGGGCGACGCAAATGGGGCTCCAGGAGGAGCTTGGCCAAGTGCTCGTTCCAACGGAAGATGTCATTGAGATTAAGGATGGGAAGCGGAGGGCATCGAAGCGGAAGTTTTTCCCAGGGTATGTGCTCGTAGAGTTGGAGGCTCCTGTTAAAGATGAAACAGTGATGATGATCAAGGACACGCCGAAAGTGACGGGATTTGTCGGAGGTGGAACGACTCCCATTCCTTTGACCAGTGAAGAGGCGGACTCAATTCTTAAGCAAATTGAATCTGGTGCTACTGCCCCCCGCGAACAGGTGTTCTTTTCGAAGGGCGATAACGTGCGAATTATTGATGGGCCGTTTATGGGATTCAATGGGATGGTGGATGACGTGGATCCTGATCATAGTCGTGTCAAGGCGTTGGTCAGCATCTTTGGGCGGTCGACTCCTGTGGAATTGGCCTTTTCTCAAATTGAGCGTGCTGGGTGA
- the rplA gene encoding 50S ribosomal protein L1, whose translation MMAVGKKFQNAAAKVEPKLYDLQAAGDLVKETATAKFDETVELAVRLGVDPKRADQMVRGTTLLPHGTGKKVRILVFAKGEKEQEAKQAGADFVGSDDLLEKVKGGWLEFDQAIATPDLMASVGKLGKVLGPRGLMPNPKTGTVTFEVGKAIEEIRKGRVEYKVDKAGIVHVPIGKVSFGGEKITQNAQAVFSSLMKAKPSSSKGKYIKGATMCSTMGPGIQLECGAIARQFD comes from the coding sequence GTGATGGCAGTGGGAAAGAAATTTCAAAACGCTGCGGCGAAAGTCGAGCCGAAATTGTACGACTTACAAGCGGCTGGTGATTTGGTCAAGGAAACCGCCACCGCCAAGTTTGATGAAACCGTGGAGCTGGCTGTTCGCCTAGGCGTTGATCCGAAGCGAGCCGACCAGATGGTTCGTGGGACCACGCTGCTTCCGCATGGAACCGGAAAAAAAGTGAGAATTTTAGTTTTTGCTAAAGGGGAAAAAGAGCAGGAAGCTAAGCAGGCGGGAGCCGATTTTGTTGGCTCTGACGATCTGCTGGAAAAAGTGAAAGGTGGCTGGCTTGAATTTGATCAAGCCATTGCGACGCCTGATCTCATGGCTTCCGTGGGTAAATTGGGAAAAGTGCTCGGCCCAAGAGGGCTGATGCCGAACCCGAAGACCGGAACCGTGACTTTTGAGGTGGGGAAAGCCATCGAGGAAATCCGAAAAGGCCGCGTGGAGTATAAGGTCGACAAGGCTGGGATTGTCCATGTCCCTATTGGGAAAGTGTCTTTTGGGGGCGAGAAAATTACCCAAAATGCCCAGGCCGTGTTTAGTTCTTTGATGAAGGCTAAGCCATCCTCAAGCAAAGGCAAGTATATCAAGGGAGCAACCATGTGCAGCACCATGGGGCCAGGAATTCAACTTGAATGTGGGGCAATTGCGCGGCAGTTTGATTGA
- the rplK gene encoding 50S ribosomal protein L11, protein MAKEVITQIKLQIPAGKANPAPPVGPSLGQHGLNIMEFCKQFNAKTQKQEGSVIPVVISVYKDRSFTFITKTPPATDLLKKAAGIIKGSGVPQKDKVGQISRAQLLEISKQKMTDLNALNIEGAVKIIEGTARSMGITVAD, encoded by the coding sequence ATGGCGAAGGAGGTCATTACTCAAATTAAATTGCAAATTCCTGCGGGGAAAGCCAATCCCGCGCCTCCAGTGGGTCCGTCGTTGGGTCAGCATGGACTCAATATCATGGAATTTTGTAAGCAATTTAATGCAAAGACTCAAAAGCAGGAAGGAAGTGTCATTCCGGTAGTGATCTCGGTCTATAAAGATCGAAGTTTTACCTTTATTACGAAGACGCCGCCAGCCACGGATTTATTAAAAAAAGCCGCCGGGATCATTAAAGGGTCTGGGGTTCCACAAAAAGACAAGGTAGGGCAAATTTCGAGAGCCCAATTGCTGGAAATTTCAAAGCAGAAAATGACGGATTTGAATGCGCTGAATATTGAGGGCGCCGTGAAAATTATTGAAGGCACGGCTCGAAGCATGGGCATTACAGTTGCGGACTAA
- the secE gene encoding preprotein translocase subunit SecE, whose product MRKLWGRITEFLSEVKAELKKVTYPTRDETIGSTSVVVVFCVIMSLYLSFVDSILVWLVSRIL is encoded by the coding sequence GTGCGTAAATTATGGGGCAGGATTACTGAGTTTTTATCGGAAGTTAAAGCTGAATTGAAAAAGGTTACCTATCCCACTCGCGACGAGACTATTGGGTCCACCTCGGTTGTCGTGGTGTTTTGTGTCATCATGTCTTTATATCTTTCTTTTGTGGATTCAATTTTAGTGTGGCTTGTCAGCCGCATACTTTAA
- the rplL gene encoding 50S ribosomal protein L7/L12, with protein MAATEAKLSKEDILSAVGSMTVLELSELVKGFEEKFGVTAAAPVAVAAAPGAAAPAAAVEEKDSFDVVLTGVPADKKIQVIKVVREITGLGLKEAKDLVEGAPKPVKEGADKDESETIKKKLTDVGATVEIK; from the coding sequence ATGGCAGCGACAGAGGCAAAACTTTCAAAAGAGGACATTCTCAGTGCGGTGGGAAGTATGACCGTATTGGAGCTTTCGGAATTAGTTAAGGGGTTCGAGGAGAAATTTGGCGTCACGGCGGCGGCGCCGGTGGCAGTTGCGGCGGCGCCTGGAGCCGCAGCGCCAGCGGCAGCGGTGGAGGAAAAGGATTCGTTTGATGTGGTCCTGACAGGTGTTCCAGCAGATAAAAAGATTCAAGTCATCAAAGTGGTTCGTGAGATCACAGGGTTGGGTCTAAAAGAGGCCAAGGACCTAGTTGAGGGTGCGCCAAAGCCTGTGAAGGAAGGCGCGGACAAAGATGAATCTGAAACGATTAAAAAGAAATTGACCGATGTTGGAGCGACAGTAGAAATCAAATAA
- the rpoB gene encoding DNA-directed RNA polymerase subunit beta, protein MPQPILPGIIKRMDFAKIPSRIDIPDLVEVQKRSYEDFLQQDADSERRAEKGLQAALMSVFPISDYNNTALLEFTSYTLGTPKYDVRECLEQGMTLAAPMKLRIRLVVFDSQDKSVKGKVLDVREQEVYVGELPLMTDRGTFIINGTERVVVSQLHRSPGASFSHDKGRTHSSGKILFSARIIPYRGSWLDFEFDARDILYVRIDRRRKMPATILLKAFGLSTDDLLKMYYPVEEIRVVSGQFMRKLDADLHTGLRATADVFEKGGKEPLVKEGSRLTKGVMAKLTGAGIKEIPVKPDELLGRAVLTEIVDTKSGEVLLEKNQRLTLPIVEKILESSIESFKVIYLDSSATTPVILDTLDAEKTTSKEEAWVEIYKRLRPGEMPSIDSAKLLFENLFLNPKRYDLSPVGRLKMNSRFGLDHSLDQRVLTSQDVTEVVRCLVELKMGKGDVDDIDHLGNRRVRSVGELLENQIRLGLARMERSIKERMNLLDMETVLPHDLINAKPIVAAIKEFFAGSQLSQFMDQTNPLAEITHKRRLSALGPGGLTRERAGFEVRDVHPSHYSRICPIETPEGPNIGLITSLATYARINEFGFIEAPFRKVRKGRVVDEVEFLSPLEGERYIIAQANSKIDESGKLISEAVTARSQGEFVTTDPDKVDYVDVSPKQVVSVATALIPFLEHDDANRALMGSNMQRQAVPLLQSEAPLVGTGMEAVVARDSGYVEQARRDGVVESVDARRIVVRTELGKKDDPKRKSGRFLDTYDLVKFQRTNQNTCVTQTPVVRVGQPVKVGQVLADGPSIDRGELALGKNVLVGFMPWGGYNFEDAILLSEKLVRDDTFTSIHIEEFEVEARDTKLGKEEITRDIPNLGEEALRNLDESGIVRIGAEVKPGDILVGKVTPKGETQLTPEEKLLRAIFGEKAGDVKDTSLQVPPGIEGIVVDVKIFSRKGIDKDERSKNIESQDRVKIERNYQDELRIIEEERNKRLRKLLLGQVVGRDLMDHDNGDVILKKKGKITADVLRKLSDDDVRRVILGDAEEHKKLEDIERAAKDQIEILQTYYDEKVGRLRRGDELPPGVIKLVKVYLAIKRKISVGDKMAGRHGNKGVVSRILPEEDMPYLPDGTPLEIVLNPLGVPSRMNVGQILETHLGWAASALGLHVASPVFDGATEPEIKELLKKAGLPQNGQSVVYDGRSGEPFKSPVTVGYVYMMKLHHLVDDKIHARSIGPYSLVTQQPLGGKAQFGGQRLGEMEVWALQAYGAASTLQEFLTVKSDDVPGRSRMYEAIVKGENFLEPGLPESFNVLVKELQSLGLDVELMKSTE, encoded by the coding sequence ATGCCGCAACCAATATTGCCGGGAATTATCAAGCGGATGGATTTTGCCAAAATTCCATCGAGGATTGACATCCCGGATCTGGTCGAAGTGCAAAAACGATCATACGAAGATTTTCTGCAACAAGATGCTGACTCTGAGCGGCGCGCCGAAAAAGGTCTGCAAGCCGCCTTGATGAGTGTCTTTCCGATTTCTGATTACAACAACACGGCACTTCTTGAATTTACTAGTTACACCCTTGGTACGCCAAAATATGATGTGCGTGAATGTTTAGAGCAAGGCATGACTTTGGCTGCGCCAATGAAACTGCGCATTCGTTTGGTGGTTTTTGATAGTCAAGATAAGAGCGTTAAGGGAAAGGTGCTCGATGTTCGTGAACAGGAGGTCTATGTCGGCGAACTCCCGCTCATGACGGATCGAGGGACTTTTATCATTAATGGAACGGAGCGCGTTGTTGTTAGCCAATTGCATCGTTCTCCTGGGGCTTCGTTCAGTCATGATAAGGGGAGGACTCACTCCAGCGGAAAAATACTTTTTTCCGCGCGTATTATTCCCTATCGGGGCTCATGGTTAGATTTTGAGTTTGACGCCCGGGATATTTTGTATGTTCGAATCGATCGGCGCCGAAAAATGCCAGCTACGATCTTGTTAAAAGCCTTTGGTCTTTCAACGGATGATCTGCTGAAAATGTATTATCCCGTGGAAGAAATCCGCGTGGTAAGTGGGCAGTTCATGCGCAAGCTTGATGCGGATCTGCATACAGGGCTTCGTGCGACGGCTGATGTCTTTGAAAAAGGCGGAAAAGAGCCTTTAGTCAAAGAAGGTAGTCGTTTAACCAAGGGTGTCATGGCCAAACTTACCGGCGCCGGTATAAAGGAAATTCCTGTAAAGCCGGATGAACTTTTGGGGCGTGCGGTGTTGACAGAAATTGTAGATACCAAAAGTGGCGAAGTGCTCCTCGAAAAAAATCAACGGCTGACATTGCCCATTGTCGAAAAAATTCTGGAAAGTTCAATTGAAAGTTTCAAAGTCATATACCTGGATAGTTCGGCGACCACACCAGTGATTTTGGATACCCTGGATGCCGAGAAAACGACCTCCAAAGAAGAGGCCTGGGTGGAGATTTACAAGCGGCTTAGGCCTGGGGAAATGCCTTCGATTGATTCTGCCAAACTTCTTTTTGAAAATCTGTTTTTAAATCCTAAACGATATGATCTGTCCCCGGTTGGGCGCTTGAAAATGAATAGCCGGTTTGGCTTGGATCATTCACTCGATCAACGTGTCCTGACCTCGCAGGATGTGACGGAAGTTGTGCGTTGTTTGGTTGAGTTGAAAATGGGCAAGGGGGATGTTGACGATATCGACCATTTAGGAAACCGTCGTGTGCGCTCGGTGGGTGAACTTTTGGAAAATCAGATTCGGTTGGGACTTGCTCGTATGGAGCGAAGTATCAAGGAGCGCATGAATCTCTTGGATATGGAGACGGTCCTTCCTCATGATTTGATTAACGCAAAGCCTATTGTGGCGGCTATCAAGGAGTTTTTTGCTGGTAGTCAGTTGTCTCAGTTCATGGATCAAACCAATCCATTAGCCGAAATCACTCACAAGCGTCGCTTGTCAGCTTTGGGACCTGGGGGCTTGACTCGAGAACGCGCGGGCTTCGAGGTTCGCGACGTGCATCCGTCTCACTACAGTCGAATTTGTCCAATTGAAACCCCAGAAGGACCTAATATTGGTTTGATTACCTCTTTGGCCACATATGCGCGTATCAATGAATTTGGATTTATTGAAGCGCCATTTCGAAAGGTACGTAAGGGGCGGGTGGTAGACGAAGTTGAATTTCTCTCTCCTTTGGAAGGGGAGCGGTATATCATCGCTCAGGCAAATTCGAAAATTGACGAAAGTGGAAAGTTGATCTCCGAGGCTGTAACTGCTCGGTCGCAAGGTGAGTTTGTGACCACTGATCCTGATAAAGTTGATTATGTCGACGTATCGCCTAAGCAGGTTGTCAGTGTGGCCACAGCGTTAATTCCCTTTCTCGAGCATGATGACGCCAACCGGGCCTTGATGGGTTCGAACATGCAACGGCAAGCCGTCCCGTTACTTCAGAGCGAAGCACCTCTGGTGGGAACGGGGATGGAAGCGGTTGTCGCGCGTGATTCTGGGTATGTTGAGCAGGCCCGTCGCGACGGTGTTGTCGAGAGTGTGGATGCAAGGCGGATTGTCGTCAGAACGGAATTGGGTAAGAAGGATGATCCCAAACGCAAGAGTGGCAGATTTTTGGATACCTATGACTTGGTGAAGTTCCAACGTACGAACCAAAATACTTGTGTGACGCAGACCCCTGTGGTTCGTGTTGGTCAACCCGTTAAGGTTGGGCAGGTGTTGGCAGATGGCCCATCCATAGATCGTGGAGAATTGGCACTTGGGAAAAATGTGTTGGTGGGATTTATGCCGTGGGGTGGGTACAACTTCGAGGATGCAATTTTGCTGAGTGAAAAACTCGTGCGGGATGATACCTTCACGTCTATTCATATTGAAGAGTTTGAAGTTGAAGCTCGCGATACCAAATTAGGAAAAGAGGAAATTACACGGGATATACCCAACTTGGGTGAGGAAGCACTGCGGAACCTTGATGAAAGTGGGATTGTGCGGATTGGGGCCGAAGTGAAGCCTGGGGATATCTTGGTCGGAAAGGTGACTCCCAAAGGGGAAACCCAACTCACCCCGGAAGAAAAATTATTGCGAGCGATCTTTGGCGAAAAAGCTGGCGATGTGAAGGATACTTCGCTTCAGGTGCCTCCTGGCATTGAAGGAATTGTCGTTGATGTCAAAATCTTTTCCCGTAAGGGTATTGATAAGGATGAGCGATCCAAGAACATTGAATCTCAGGATCGGGTAAAGATCGAGCGAAATTATCAAGATGAACTTCGAATCATCGAAGAAGAACGCAATAAGCGTCTTCGTAAGCTCCTGTTGGGGCAAGTCGTGGGGCGTGATCTTATGGATCACGATAACGGCGATGTCATTTTGAAGAAAAAGGGAAAAATTACCGCGGATGTGTTGCGGAAATTGTCCGATGATGATGTCCGTCGAGTGATTCTTGGTGATGCGGAAGAACACAAGAAGCTTGAAGATATTGAACGGGCAGCGAAGGATCAAATTGAAATCCTCCAAACCTATTATGATGAAAAGGTTGGAAGACTTCGTCGTGGTGATGAGTTGCCTCCCGGTGTCATCAAATTAGTCAAGGTATACCTGGCGATTAAACGGAAAATTTCCGTCGGCGATAAAATGGCGGGTCGGCATGGAAATAAAGGTGTGGTGTCGCGGATTCTTCCTGAAGAAGATATGCCGTATCTTCCTGATGGCACGCCATTAGAAATTGTTCTGAACCCATTGGGCGTACCTTCTCGTATGAACGTAGGGCAAATCCTAGAAACTCATCTCGGGTGGGCGGCTAGTGCCTTGGGTCTTCACGTGGCCAGTCCGGTCTTTGATGGAGCTACGGAACCGGAAATTAAGGAACTCTTAAAGAAGGCGGGGCTGCCTCAAAATGGCCAATCCGTGGTGTATGACGGTCGCTCTGGAGAACCGTTTAAAAGCCCTGTGACGGTTGGCTATGTGTATATGATGAAATTACATCACTTGGTTGATGATAAAATTCATGCGCGTTCCATTGGTCCCTATTCTCTGGTCACCCAGCAACCGTTGGGTGGTAAAGCGCAATTCGGGGGGCAGCGTTTGGGGGAAATGGAGGTCTGGGCATTGCAAGCCTATGGAGCCGCCTCCACCTTGCAGGAATTTCTTACCGTGAAATCTGATGATGTCCCGGGTCGCTCGCGTATGTATGAGGCGATTGTGAAAGGCGAAAATTTCTTGGAGCCTGGATTGCCAGAGTCCTTCAACGTGTTGGTCAAAGAGCTCCAGAGTCTTGGACTCGATGTCGAGTTAATGAAATCCACTGAATAG
- the rpoC gene encoding DNA-directed RNA polymerase subunit beta', producing the protein MESIYALFEKPRDAVSFDAMRIRIASPEKIRSWSYGEVKKPETINYRSFKPEKDGLFCAKIFGPTKDWECNCGKYKRMKHRGIVCDKCGVEVIQSKVRRERMGHIELAASVAHIWFLKGVPSRIGILLDMSLKQLEKILYFEAYVVLDPGDTPLKENELLTEERYRELFDEYGSQGFRVGIGAEAIRELLRKVDIEGLWNERHEKVKATTSIALSKKLTKRLKVIEAFHKSGNKPEWMIMDVIPVLPPELRPLVPLDGGRFATSDLNDLYRRVINRNNRLKRLVELKAPGVIIRNEMRMLQEAVDALFDNGRRGRTIRGANKRPLKSLSDMLKGKQGRFRQNLLGKRVDYSGRSVIVVGPELKLNQCGLPKKMALELFKPFIFHKLEERGAATTIKSAKRLVEKERPEVWDVLDEVIREHPVILNRAPTLHRLGMQAFDPVLVEGKAIRLHPLVCAAFNADFDGDQMAVHVPLSVEAQIEARVLMMSTNNVLSPANGRPLAIPSQDMVLGCYWLTQEREGAKGEGRILYGAEEVRIAYDAGELDEQARVKVRINNELVDTTVGRVIFGEILPASINFSHVNQIMTKKEMTKLIDAVYRKAGLHETVLMLDKLKELGFSYATKAGVSICIDNMHIPTKKEVLLGAAKKEVGEVESQYSEGLITNGERYNKVIDIWAHVSEQVANEMMLEIRAGGGQGPEDTLNPIFMMADSGARGSSQQIRQLGGMRGLMAKPSGEIIETPITANFREGLTVLQYFISTHGARKGLADTALKTANSGYLTRRLVDIAQDVIISEEDCLTTDGIEVSALVEGGEVIEPLEERILGRLAAGDILDPLTGEVVVKADTELDEFQVKAVSEAGIDHIKIRSVLTCQARWGVCVRCYGRDLARGRLVEKGEPVGVIAAQSIGEPGTQLTMRTFHIGGTASKVVEQSVLESRHDGVLKYLSFDAKKNSDFHNSHMAVKNKQGEWVVMNRNAKIAVYDDSGREREKHPVVYGAKIKVKDGERVTVGQKLVEWDPYSLTILTEVGGKIAYGDITDGVTMKEEVDEITGMSRKVVIEQAGTNLRPRISIKDESGKTAKLPSAGSQARYLLPVGAHLFVEKGSIVFPGDVLAKIPRETTKTKDITGGLPRVAELFEARKPKEQAVISEIDGEVSFGGFVKGLRKVTVDNKMGDVKEYFIPRGKHVNVHEGDWVRAGEPLMDGSANPHDILAVLGPRELQRYLVNQVQEVYRLQGVSINDKHIEVIARQMLKKIRIEDPGDASFLPGAQVGRFSFMDENQRVLAEGGQPAIGKPVLLGITKASLSTDSFISGASFQETTRVLTEAAINGRVDDLRGLKENVIVGRLIPAGTGFSEYRETFVPRPVEDVLESDPGSDSESMAVEGGKELQTQTS; encoded by the coding sequence TTGGAAAGCATTTATGCGCTGTTTGAAAAGCCACGCGATGCCGTGTCCTTTGATGCGATGCGTATTCGAATTGCTTCACCAGAGAAAATCCGTTCGTGGTCCTATGGGGAAGTAAAAAAACCCGAAACGATTAATTACCGATCCTTTAAGCCGGAAAAAGACGGGTTGTTTTGCGCCAAAATCTTTGGCCCGACAAAGGATTGGGAATGTAATTGTGGAAAATATAAGCGGATGAAGCATCGAGGCATTGTTTGTGACAAGTGCGGTGTCGAGGTGATCCAATCCAAAGTTCGTCGTGAGCGTATGGGGCATATTGAGCTTGCGGCTTCGGTTGCCCATATTTGGTTTTTAAAAGGGGTGCCGAGTCGTATTGGGATTCTGTTGGATATGAGTCTCAAGCAATTGGAGAAAATACTGTATTTCGAGGCTTATGTGGTGCTTGATCCAGGAGACACGCCACTGAAAGAAAATGAGCTTCTCACGGAGGAGCGGTATCGTGAATTATTTGATGAATACGGTTCCCAGGGATTTCGTGTGGGAATTGGCGCTGAAGCCATTCGTGAATTATTGCGAAAGGTCGATATCGAAGGCCTGTGGAATGAGCGGCATGAAAAAGTCAAGGCAACCACCTCCATCGCGCTGAGCAAAAAACTTACAAAGCGCCTGAAAGTGATAGAGGCCTTCCATAAATCCGGAAATAAACCGGAGTGGATGATTATGGATGTCATCCCGGTGCTTCCTCCGGAACTTCGTCCCTTGGTGCCTCTCGATGGCGGTCGGTTTGCGACCTCTGATTTGAATGATCTTTATCGTCGCGTCATTAATCGAAATAACCGATTGAAGCGATTAGTCGAATTGAAAGCGCCAGGTGTCATCATTCGCAATGAAATGCGTATGTTGCAGGAAGCCGTGGATGCGCTCTTTGATAATGGTCGGCGTGGACGGACGATTCGTGGTGCGAATAAGCGACCCCTCAAATCCTTGAGCGATATGTTGAAGGGGAAACAGGGAAGATTCCGTCAAAATCTCTTAGGAAAACGGGTCGATTATTCGGGGCGGTCCGTGATCGTCGTAGGGCCTGAGCTGAAGTTGAATCAATGTGGTCTGCCCAAGAAGATGGCGCTCGAGTTATTCAAACCCTTTATCTTCCATAAATTGGAGGAGCGAGGCGCAGCCACAACCATTAAAAGCGCAAAGCGACTGGTGGAGAAGGAGCGTCCAGAAGTGTGGGATGTGTTGGATGAAGTTATCCGTGAGCATCCTGTGATTCTCAACCGTGCGCCAACTTTGCATCGACTGGGTATGCAAGCCTTTGATCCAGTCTTAGTCGAAGGAAAAGCGATTCGCCTCCATCCTTTGGTCTGCGCGGCCTTCAATGCTGACTTTGACGGTGACCAAATGGCTGTTCATGTGCCCTTGTCCGTTGAGGCTCAAATCGAAGCCCGGGTCTTGATGATGTCGACGAATAATGTGCTGTCACCTGCTAATGGTCGTCCGTTGGCTATTCCTTCTCAGGATATGGTGTTGGGGTGTTATTGGCTTACGCAGGAGCGGGAAGGGGCCAAAGGTGAAGGCCGTATCTTATACGGAGCTGAAGAAGTGCGCATTGCTTACGACGCTGGTGAGCTTGATGAACAAGCTCGTGTGAAGGTGCGTATCAATAACGAGTTAGTCGACACAACGGTCGGTCGAGTCATCTTTGGCGAAATTTTGCCGGCATCCATTAATTTCTCGCACGTCAATCAAATTATGACGAAAAAAGAAATGACCAAGCTCATCGATGCGGTGTATCGCAAGGCTGGGCTTCATGAAACCGTCCTCATGCTGGATAAACTCAAGGAACTTGGTTTCTCTTATGCGACCAAGGCGGGTGTGTCCATCTGTATCGACAATATGCATATCCCCACGAAGAAAGAGGTCTTGCTCGGTGCGGCGAAAAAGGAAGTGGGGGAGGTGGAGTCACAATATAGCGAAGGGTTGATTACCAACGGTGAACGATACAATAAAGTTATCGATATTTGGGCTCATGTAAGTGAGCAGGTGGCCAATGAGATGATGCTCGAAATCCGTGCTGGTGGTGGTCAGGGTCCTGAAGATACCCTCAATCCAATTTTCATGATGGCGGACTCCGGTGCTCGTGGTAGTTCACAGCAAATTCGTCAGCTTGGTGGGATGCGTGGTTTGATGGCTAAGCCCTCAGGTGAAATTATTGAAACCCCGATTACCGCAAATTTCCGCGAGGGGTTGACCGTGTTGCAGTATTTTATTTCTACCCATGGTGCACGAAAAGGGTTGGCGGATACGGCGTTAAAAACCGCGAATTCTGGATATTTGACCAGGCGTCTTGTCGATATTGCTCAGGACGTTATTATTAGTGAGGAAGATTGTCTGACCACCGATGGAATTGAAGTTTCGGCATTGGTGGAAGGTGGTGAAGTAATTGAACCTTTGGAGGAACGAATTCTTGGAAGGTTGGCCGCTGGAGACATTCTCGATCCCTTAACCGGCGAAGTGGTGGTCAAGGCTGATACCGAACTGGATGAGTTCCAAGTTAAGGCTGTCAGTGAGGCCGGCATTGATCATATTAAAATCCGTTCGGTGTTGACTTGTCAGGCTCGGTGGGGAGTGTGTGTGAGATGCTATGGTCGTGATTTGGCCCGTGGTCGATTGGTGGAAAAAGGTGAGCCTGTGGGTGTAATTGCAGCACAATCAATCGGTGAACCTGGGACTCAGTTGACCATGAGAACCTTCCACATAGGCGGTACCGCGAGTAAGGTTGTAGAGCAAAGCGTGTTGGAGTCACGGCATGACGGTGTATTGAAGTACTTAAGCTTTGATGCCAAGAAAAATTCTGACTTCCATAACAGCCACATGGCCGTAAAAAATAAGCAGGGGGAATGGGTCGTAATGAACCGGAATGCGAAGATCGCGGTGTATGATGATTCCGGACGTGAACGCGAAAAACATCCGGTTGTGTACGGCGCGAAAATCAAGGTCAAGGATGGCGAACGCGTCACGGTTGGGCAGAAGCTTGTAGAGTGGGATCCTTATTCGCTCACAATCTTGACGGAGGTGGGCGGAAAGATTGCTTATGGTGATATCACCGATGGTGTCACCATGAAGGAAGAGGTGGATGAAATCACTGGCATGTCCCGGAAGGTCGTGATTGAACAGGCCGGGACGAACCTTCGCCCACGTATTTCGATTAAAGATGAATCTGGAAAAACGGCCAAGTTGCCCTCGGCAGGGTCGCAGGCTCGATACCTTTTGCCTGTGGGCGCCCATCTTTTTGTTGAAAAAGGATCAATCGTCTTTCCTGGAGATGTGTTGGCCAAGATTCCTCGAGAAACTACAAAGACCAAGGATATCACTGGTGGTTTGCCTCGCGTGGCAGAACTGTTCGAAGCCAGAAAACCCAAAGAGCAAGCTGTGATAAGTGAAATCGACGGGGAAGTTTCTTTTGGTGGATTTGTCAAAGGATTGCGGAAAGTGACCGTTGATAACAAAATGGGTGATGTGAAGGAATATTTTATTCCTCGTGGGAAACATGTCAATGTACACGAAGGAGATTGGGTTCGGGCTGGAGAGCCATTGATGGATGGTTCGGCCAATCCGCATGACATACTCGCGGTCTTGGGCCCTCGTGAATTGCAGCGCTATTTAGTGAATCAAGTTCAAGAAGTCTATCGGTTGCAGGGTGTTTCCATTAACGATAAGCATATCGAAGTCATTGCACGACAAATGCTCAAGAAAATCAGAATTGAAGATCCTGGCGATGCGAGTTTCTTGCCCGGTGCACAGGTCGGAAGATTTTCTTTCATGGATGAGAATCAACGAGTATTAGCGGAGGGCGGCCAGCCTGCGATCGGAAAACCCGTGTTGCTGGGTATTACTAAAGCCTCGTTGAGCACAGACAGCTTTATCTCCGGGGCATCATTCCAGGAAACGACTAGGGTGTTGACCGAGGCGGCTATCAATGGTCGTGTCGACGATCTCCGTGGGTTGAAGGAAAATGTTATTGTTGGACGTCTTATTCCAGCAGGGACAGGATTTTCAGAATATCGTGAAACGTTTGTTCCAAGGCCGGTTGAAGATGTTCTAGAATCGGACCCAGGAAGTGACTCAGAATCAATGGCTGTTGAAGGTGGGAAAGAATTACAGACGCAAACATCATAA